Below is a window of Tachysurus fulvidraco isolate hzauxx_2018 chromosome 11, HZAU_PFXX_2.0, whole genome shotgun sequence DNA.
gtctgctaaatgccgtaaatgtaaatgtaaatgatccgTTTACACCATCACATCAGATGACTGATCAGATTCTCCAACAGGTTAAATTCAGGCTATACCATTTGAATGATCATCCAATTGTATCATCCAGTAAGGCATCTCATTAGTTTATGTAATAAGTAAACTACTTAAATTGTCCAATCTGTTCATGATCAACTTATAAAAGATCACCCAAGAGTCATAAAATCATCCACTAACACTTCCTAAATAGATCCTCTATCAGATTGTGATCCTTTATCAGGTCattgttgtagtgtgtgtgtgtgtgtgtgtgtgtgtgtgtgtgtgtgtgtgtgtgtgtgtgtgtgtgtgtgtgtgtgtgtgtgtgcatgtttattttatttcagacttACGTGTCCAAACACCCTCACATTGTCCTGCTGGATCCACTGCCCGCTATGAAACAGTTACTGGACCGCTTTGCCTCATACCGTATTATCAGCAAACTTCAGAACGCACTGAGAGGTCCaacaattaaacacacacacacacacacacacacacacacacacacacacacacacacacacacacacacacacacacacaccaaacagtTTAGACATATTTGTGAAGCCTAAATTATACATACTGGAAAATAAAGCATAGTTTTGCATGAATCCTTACTTCATACTAGTTAGCTGGTTAGCTAGTAAGGTATTACAGAAGGTACAGtatctttcttccttttccaccCTTTTATACAGGAAAGAGTATCAGCTGCCCACCGTATCTAGAAATTAACACCACCGACATGTCAGCCATCCATGAAGCAGTGGACAGGAAGCAGCTCACTTACCCTTTAAGTCAGtcaaaacactaacattaacatcgtatgtatgtgtgtatatatggttTATAGTTAAAGTTTCATTTTTTAACATGAACTAGACAGCTTGCTAACAGGAAGTGCTAGCATTTaagaacacacactgctcatATATTTTGTAGAGCTAGCTAGTTTTCTAGGAAAGGTTTTAACTTAAACCCACTTGTACATATGAACAAACAtgctatttattaaaaaatatttcaagctACCACTAATAGCCAACTATCTAACAAGGTAAGGCTAGCAAGTAAATAAAGATAGCTTCCTGTAGCaatcaataaacaataaagtttCTAGTGAACACTCACCACATAGCTACCATGCTAACGCTTTATATGCCTGATAGAGCTTGCTAACTTTCTGAATCAGATTTACCTTTAAAAATTTTCCTAAGTAAAATTACCTAGAAAGCTTGCTACTAAGATCATTCTTGGAAAGAAAAATATGTATGTTGCTTATGTACCATATATAGCTAGGATACGTTCTGGATAAAAATTATTTCATACcctcaaataataaaaaatgaaacaaagcaCTAGAACAAGCTGATGATAGCAAATAAGAGAGACttttaaatctaaatgttatatattattattattatcattatttatttatttatttatttatttatttatttatttatttatttatttatttatttatttcacttttattctttggtaagaattttatttattcttccctgAAACGAACTACCATTCCCAGTTTGCTAACTTcaggttgttttgttttgtagtcTGTAAAACCAGGGTGGCTCATGGATCTCGCTCACATGAGGTGCGTTAAATGAAgttttcagtcattttgtgAGCTTATAACCACAAACCCTGTTGGGTCTATTGGCTGTGTCCCAGATCACCTTATTCACCATGCTGACAATGTCACCTTCATATAGCACAGTGCATTATAGTTTATCTCCCTGTAGATGTCTATAATCTTCAGTCAAGCCAGTCTTACAGACGTACGTCCCCCCTGCGTCCTCCAGAGTTTTGTGAATCACGGTGCTGTACTGCACAAAGTGTTTGTTGTGGGCGAGCAACACTTCATCGTGGAACGGCCATCGCTCAAGAACTTCCCCACTGGACCCTACGGTGTGTGAAAACTAACACAAAAACCTCAATTACATTCTACTATTGTTATTGAAAGCATGGCCTGTCTAACGATTTCTTAGTTCTGAAGCTTTTGTGAAGTTAGCTagttaaacacaaaacagcGCACTAATCGATTATTTGTGCTAGCATTTGTATTTAACTTTATAGGCTTGCTTTACTAGCTACATACTCTTACTCGAATGTCTCTATACACCATGGTTATATGTTTTTCTCCCATTTTgtgcatacatactgtatatggtacATAATCATGGGTACCAAATGACACTAAAGTCAGGAGCAAGGAACTGAAGAATCGATGCGCCACAAAGGACCGGAAGGAAGAAATCATTCCTGCAAATTAGCATGCTTAATTAGCATAGAATTGAGAAAGTACCAATTCAAATGGTGGATAAATCTTAACAAAATATATTGTCTGATTTAATAGCTAGTTTTTGTCTAACAGATTTTATTTGGTAAGGTCATTAGCAAGCTACTTTTTGGTACGTAGGATATAATATGATAGCTAGAAGCAAACACATTGAATTAGCAGGCTAGTTGGCTaaagaaactgaaaatattACTCAGTGTTTCACAGAAGACATCCATTTTTATCTTGATGTATGTTTGTGCTTAGACAGGAAAACCATTTTCTTTAACAGTCATGAGGTGTCCAAACCTGAGTCCTGCTCTCATCTAACTACAGTAAGCaaacattattttatgtctAATTAGTAGAAATGATATTAGCGCACTTATTAATACCCAAATTACTTTTCATTAGTAGCATTTAATTACATGCCTTAATAAggtatatgtataaaaatgagtaTGTTTTATAAAACGGTGAGCAATATTTTCCTAGGTGGATGAGACGATGCCTCGAGTCCCTGCCCCGAGTGATGATGCGATGGTTGCCATGGTGAAGGAGTTGAGGGCGGAGCTTGGAATGGCTTTGTTTGGAGTGGACGTCATTATGAACatagacacgcacacactcaccatcATCGACATTAACATATTCCCTGGTGAGGCCAAGCACCACAATCACATCAAAATCAAACATATGTTGTATATTTCTGTGGAACCAAGTGCAACAGCACCACAAGGGGACATAAGAGAGTGATAAGGTTTTTAGATAGTAAGTTTGACTGAATTGCAAATTTAAAGCACACACCTAACTCCGTGCTGCAGCTactccttttttaaacatattaaactaTTGTAATagtcctttttcttcttcttgcagGTTACGAGGGTGTTCCTCAGTTCTTCAACTCTCTCCTCAGTCACATTGAATACCTGCTGGACACGTCACATGATACGAAACATCGAACTACCGCTAATCCATGATCCTTTAGCAAGTGTAATATCATGCTACCTGGAAGTGCAAGTTCGTTATACTTGCTGTAATGAATACGTTTCAAAGGAATAGTTTTACTCCACAAACTTAACCCAGGCTACAGCCACAGTTTCATACAAAACAGGCAGAATAAAGTATGTTTACGTGTGTACCATACAGGGCATGCGTGAATAAATTTCTAACAAATCTGGGGAGGAATCCACCTGTCATGAAAAAACCAACATTAATATCCACATGTCTATGATGACAAACAGATCTAGAAGATTCTGCGATGATTCCCTTCAGTGTCCTCTCTCTGATCGGCATGTTTAATTCTAAACAAGATCTACAGATTGATGTCTGTATGGAATCAGGACATTTCCCCTCCCTGCCAGCAGAGGTCGCTAGAATAACACTAGAATCACAGCACAACTTCTT
It encodes the following:
- the LOC113637823 gene encoding inositol-tetrakisphosphate 1-kinase-like, producing MASRRVGFCLSVKKRRRMNLSAFAHLCAGRGIEVVEIDLSRPIESQGPFDIIVHKLSDVIVEAEHDSQSQQFLDKFQTYVSKHPHIVLLDPLPAMKQLLDRFASYRIISKLQNALRGKSISCPPYLEINTTDMSAIHEAVDRKQLTYPLICKTRVAHGSRSHEMSIIFSQASLTDVRPPCVLQSFVNHGAVLHKVFVVGEQHFIVERPSLKNFPTGPYDRKTIFFNSHEVSKPESCSHLTTVDETMPRVPAPSDDAMVAMVKELRAELGMALFGVDVIMNIDTHTLTIIDINIFPGYEGVPQFFNSLLSHIEYLLDTSHDTKHRTTANP